The following are from one region of the Stigmatella ashevillena genome:
- a CDS encoding sigma-70 family RNA polymerase sigma factor, which yields MTGELALSEAFLSAAPSGCTPGLRALPGLEETLGALVAQARQAHPTLAFEPADFLRHLAAHLPTRGNVGAALDCVRADELLLAFACARNEPLALALLERQVFSQVEVWLPGEDSAVVAEVRQRLRQRLLLAGNKRPPRIATFSGRGTLARWARAIATRLLIDLKQESPAHVSLEEASPEAEALMGRDPELSFIRSRYQEDFRQAFQEALGTLTPRERSLLRLHHVDNLSVDSVGIMYQMSRSTAARWIVQAREHLIERTREALAARLKLEPPELESLLGLLRSHLEVSLHRLLQS from the coding sequence ATGACCGGTGAGCTGGCCTTGAGCGAGGCGTTTCTCTCCGCGGCTCCGTCCGGCTGCACCCCGGGTCTGCGCGCGCTGCCCGGCCTGGAAGAAACCCTGGGCGCGCTCGTCGCGCAGGCCCGGCAGGCCCACCCCACCCTCGCGTTCGAGCCCGCGGACTTCCTGCGCCACCTCGCCGCCCATCTGCCCACACGAGGGAACGTGGGCGCGGCGCTGGACTGCGTGCGTGCCGATGAGCTGCTGCTGGCCTTTGCCTGCGCCCGGAACGAGCCCCTCGCGCTCGCCCTCCTGGAGCGTCAGGTGTTCTCGCAGGTAGAGGTGTGGCTCCCCGGAGAGGACTCCGCCGTCGTCGCGGAAGTCCGCCAGCGCCTGCGCCAGCGCCTGCTGCTCGCCGGGAACAAGCGCCCCCCGAGGATTGCCACCTTCTCCGGACGCGGGACGCTGGCGCGATGGGCACGAGCCATCGCCACCCGGCTGCTCATCGATCTCAAGCAGGAGAGCCCGGCCCATGTCTCCCTGGAGGAGGCCTCCCCGGAGGCCGAAGCCCTCATGGGACGCGACCCGGAGCTCAGCTTCATCCGGAGCCGCTACCAGGAGGACTTCCGCCAAGCCTTCCAAGAGGCGCTGGGGACGCTCACCCCCCGCGAGCGAAGCCTGCTGCGGCTGCACCATGTGGACAACCTCTCGGTGGACTCGGTGGGCATCATGTACCAGATGTCACGCTCCACCGCCGCCCGATGGATTGTCCAGGCACGCGAGCACCTCATCGAGCGCACCCGTGAGGCGCTCGCCGCGCGGCTCAAGCTGGAGCCTCCGGAACTGGAGAGCTTGTTGGGGCTGTTGCGCAGCCACCTGGAAGTGAGCCTCCACCGGCTGCTCCAGTCCTGA
- a CDS encoding RNA polymerase sigma factor codes for MRIRPGLRIIWVSSLFVSPMPSRATAHSDLRQAFTELLDRHRGIVVKVAASYCRHPDDRSELAQEIAAQLWRAFPGYDASRSFSTWAYRIALNVAISDLRGRTHRQPTLPLDEQPDIADPHATDPERERQVRLLYAFIAQLKPLDRALMLLYLDERPHREIAEILGISESNVSTKIGRLKQRIRGEL; via the coding sequence GTGAGGATTCGCCCCGGGCTGCGAATCATCTGGGTGTCCTCCCTTTTCGTCTCGCCCATGCCCTCCCGCGCCACTGCCCACAGCGATCTCCGGCAAGCCTTCACCGAGCTGCTCGATCGGCATCGCGGCATCGTCGTGAAGGTCGCGGCCAGCTACTGCCGCCATCCCGACGACCGCAGCGAGTTGGCTCAGGAGATCGCCGCGCAGCTGTGGCGCGCCTTCCCCGGCTACGACGCGTCCCGCTCCTTTTCCACCTGGGCCTACCGGATCGCCCTCAACGTGGCGATCAGCGACTTGCGGGGCCGCACCCACCGCCAGCCGACGCTGCCGCTGGACGAGCAGCCGGACATCGCCGACCCGCACGCCACGGATCCCGAGCGCGAGCGGCAGGTGCGCTTGCTGTACGCCTTCATTGCCCAGCTCAAGCCGCTCGACCGTGCGCTGATGCTGCTTTACCTCGATGAGCGCCCGCACCGTGAGATCGCCGAGATCCTCGGCATCAGCGAGAGCAACGTCTCCACCAAGATCGGCCGCCTGAAACAGCGCATCCGCGGCGAACTCTGA